One part of the Gemmatimonadaceae bacterium genome encodes these proteins:
- a CDS encoding four helix bundle protein: protein MSDFKKLLVWQKAHSLALECHRVGTAMRGTEHPSLRSQMVERRCRSRRTSLKGSQDTRREFARYLKIAVNSAAELEYHLITGRDIGAIGKPDFLSLLNQLVEVRKMLHGLLNYARKSEATLDATTH from the coding sequence GTGTCAGATTTTAAAAAGCTTCTCGTTTGGCAAAAGGCCCATTCGTTGGCACTTGAGTGTCATCGCGTTGGGACCGCAATGCGAGGAACCGAACATCCAAGTCTTCGCAGTCAGATGGTCGAGCGGCGATGTCGATCCCGGCGAACATCGTTGAAGGGGTCTCAGGACACCCGGCGCGAATTTGCGCGCTACCTGAAAATTGCGGTCAATTCGGCCGCTGAGCTGGAGTACCACTTGATAACAGGCCGCGATATCGGCGCCATCGGGAAGCCCGATTTCCTGTCTCTCCTCAATCAGCTCGTGGAGGTAAGAAAGATGCTGCACGGCTTGCTCAACTATGCGCGCAAGTCCGAGGCAACCCTCGATGCCACGACACACTGA
- a CDS encoding cation:dicarboxylase symporter family transporter yields the protein MNVFTQLRRVSLTKWILIGMVVGAILGWLAPDFAQSLKPLSTVFLRMIKSIIVPIIFGTLVMGIAGHGDDMKRVGRLAFKSIIYFEIVTTLALFIGLGAANLVRPGEGVVLAGSADQGQKLAANTPTAGGFLEHIVPQSFFEAAAKNDVLQIVFFSILFAIALSQVRGKPKEFVLAGAEGLAEVMFKFTGIVMRYAPIGIGAAMAVTVGHSGVGVLINLGKLILTLYGALIVLVAFVLVPVAIMFKVPIRQFLKAVKAPALIAFSTTSSEAALPSAMQAMERIGVPRRIVAFVMPTGYSFNLDGTTLYLAVASVFAAQAAGVDMTFGQQLIMMLTLMVTSKGVAAVPRASLVILSGTLASFGLPLEAVALILGVDELMDMARTTVNLVGNCLATVVMARWEGEFVPVPDVAVEQSLAA from the coding sequence ATGAACGTCTTTACTCAGCTACGCCGGGTCTCGCTGACCAAGTGGATCCTGATCGGCATGGTTGTCGGGGCCATACTTGGATGGCTCGCTCCCGACTTTGCCCAGTCGCTCAAGCCGCTATCCACAGTTTTCCTCCGGATGATCAAGTCCATCATCGTGCCGATCATATTCGGAACGCTCGTGATGGGAATTGCTGGCCATGGCGACGACATGAAGCGCGTCGGCCGGCTTGCCTTCAAGTCGATCATCTATTTCGAGATTGTCACCACGCTGGCGCTGTTCATCGGGCTTGGGGCCGCGAATCTGGTGCGGCCTGGCGAAGGAGTGGTTTTGGCTGGATCGGCAGACCAGGGACAGAAACTCGCCGCGAATACCCCGACAGCTGGTGGATTCCTGGAGCACATTGTCCCACAGAGCTTTTTCGAAGCGGCCGCAAAAAACGACGTGCTGCAGATCGTGTTCTTTTCCATCCTGTTCGCGATAGCGCTATCGCAGGTACGCGGGAAGCCGAAAGAGTTCGTACTTGCGGGTGCTGAAGGGCTTGCCGAGGTGATGTTCAAGTTTACGGGCATCGTCATGAGGTACGCGCCAATCGGCATCGGCGCCGCAATGGCTGTCACCGTCGGTCATAGCGGCGTCGGAGTTCTCATCAACCTCGGCAAGCTGATCCTGACGCTATACGGGGCTCTGATCGTTCTGGTCGCCTTCGTGTTGGTCCCTGTCGCGATCATGTTCAAGGTGCCGATAAGACAGTTCCTGAAAGCAGTGAAGGCCCCGGCACTCATCGCGTTTTCGACGACATCGTCAGAAGCCGCCCTGCCAAGCGCGATGCAGGCGATGGAGCGCATCGGCGTGCCGCGGCGAATCGTCGCGTTCGTGATGCCGACCGGCTACTCGTTTAATCTGGACGGTACTACGCTTTACCTGGCGGTCGCGTCGGTGTTCGCGGCTCAGGCGGCTGGCGTCGACATGACCTTCGGCCAGCAGCTCATCATGATGCTGACGCTGATGGTAACCAGTAAGGGCGTCGCAGCAGTGCCACGTGCTTCGCTCGTGATTCTATCGGGAACGCTGGCGTCGTTCGGGCTGCCGCTCGAGGCCGTGGCACTCATCCTGGGTGTCGATGAGCTGATGGACATGGCGAGAACGACCGTAAATCTTGTGGGCAACTGTCTCGCAACGGTGGTGATGGCACGGTGGGAAGGGGAGTTCGTGCCGGTACCCGATGTTGCGGTGGAGCAGTCACTGGCGGCGTGA
- a CDS encoding amino acid permease: MNSLFARKPIADLLAEEGHPNALKRALGAGDLIMLAIGAVIGAGIFSSIGTAAAGEILPSGVVVRYGAGPALVVSFILLGAVCGLAALCYAELASMIPQAGSAYAYSYATLGELVAWIIGWDLILEYAVGNVAVAVAWSGYFSSFLSAFGLAFPAWATHGYRAVALSSDPAVQGLMQTAPRIAGIPVLLNIPAFAIVMAITWLLLRGVRESVRVNNVMVVIKLLVLGLFVVIGAMHIDTSNYVPFAPNGWRGIHQGAAIIFFAYIGFDAISTAAEETKNPQRNMPIGILGGLAICTVIYVIVGAVATGIVPYTDLKAADPLSRALTLAGLGTASWIVALGAVISLTAVLLVFQYGQPRIFFAMGRDGLLPGWASKVSKKSRVPHITTLITGIAVGVGALFADENEIYDLTNIGTLSAFAIVCIGVLVLRYTQPDRPRPFRVPFVWPVTLVGAGSCIYIMTGLPVRAWERFGIWLAIGVAIYFAYGYRHSTLRRGTAPVTEPPPNA; the protein is encoded by the coding sequence ATGAATTCGCTCTTCGCGCGGAAGCCGATTGCCGACCTTCTCGCTGAGGAGGGACATCCCAACGCGTTAAAACGCGCGTTGGGAGCAGGCGATTTGATCATGCTCGCGATCGGGGCGGTGATTGGTGCCGGGATTTTCTCATCCATCGGCACGGCCGCGGCGGGTGAAATATTGCCGAGCGGTGTGGTTGTACGGTATGGTGCGGGGCCGGCGTTGGTGGTGTCCTTCATCCTGCTCGGAGCTGTGTGCGGCCTTGCGGCCCTGTGCTATGCCGAACTCGCGTCGATGATTCCGCAGGCTGGAAGCGCGTACGCGTATTCGTACGCGACCCTCGGCGAGCTGGTGGCGTGGATTATCGGCTGGGATCTGATCCTCGAGTATGCAGTCGGAAACGTCGCCGTCGCAGTCGCCTGGAGCGGGTATTTCAGCTCGTTCCTGTCAGCATTCGGGTTGGCGTTTCCTGCGTGGGCGACGCACGGATACAGGGCGGTGGCGCTCAGTTCCGATCCGGCAGTGCAGGGTTTGATGCAGACTGCGCCACGCATCGCCGGAATACCGGTGCTGCTGAATATTCCCGCGTTTGCGATCGTTATGGCCATTACCTGGCTGTTGCTGCGGGGCGTGCGCGAGAGCGTACGCGTCAACAACGTCATGGTCGTGATAAAGCTGCTGGTGCTGGGGTTGTTCGTCGTGATTGGCGCGATGCATATCGACACCTCGAATTACGTGCCCTTTGCGCCGAATGGCTGGCGCGGAATTCACCAGGGCGCGGCGATCATCTTCTTCGCCTACATCGGCTTCGACGCCATCTCCACCGCGGCCGAAGAAACAAAGAATCCTCAACGCAATATGCCGATAGGAATTCTTGGTGGTCTCGCAATCTGCACGGTCATCTACGTCATCGTCGGCGCAGTCGCGACCGGCATCGTGCCTTATACCGACCTGAAGGCGGCCGATCCGTTGTCCAGAGCACTCACCCTCGCGGGGCTCGGGACGGCGAGCTGGATCGTTGCGCTGGGCGCGGTGATATCGCTCACTGCTGTGCTCCTGGTGTTTCAGTACGGGCAGCCGCGCATCTTCTTCGCCATGGGCCGCGACGGTTTGCTTCCGGGGTGGGCATCGAAGGTCAGCAAAAAATCAAGGGTACCACACATTACCACGCTCATTACAGGGATTGCGGTAGGAGTTGGTGCCCTGTTCGCCGACGAGAACGAGATCTACGATCTCACCAATATTGGAACGCTCTCGGCATTCGCGATTGTTTGTATCGGAGTGCTTGTCCTGAGATACACCCAGCCAGACCGGCCCCGGCCTTTCAGAGTGCCGTTTGTGTGGCCGGTGACGCTGGTCGGCGCTGGCTCGTGCATTTATATCATGACCGGCCTCCCGGTGCGGGCATGGGAGCGGTTCGGCATCTGGCTGGCGATCGGTGTAGCGATCTACTTTGCCTATGGCTATCGTCATTCAACGCTTCGCCGCGGCACCGCGCCCGTGACTGAACCTCCACCGAACGCCTGA
- a CDS encoding sodium-translocating pyrophosphatase — translation MTIWIHPLFRRAVTVMSVALIALAGSTLSAATGLAQAGPATGTSVEPAPVHRPGGEANLIIPDLGAVEFLGMSGTTLLTGGLLVCILGLLFGLVIYGQLKKMEVHGSMLEISELIYETCKTYLITQGKFILILELFIGFVILLYFGFLLDFEATKVAIILLFSLIGIAGSYGVAWFGIRINTFANSRTAFASLRGKPYPCYSIPLKAGMSIGMLLISVELFLMLCILLFIPGDYAGPCFIGFAIGESLGAAALRIAGGIFTKIADIGADLMKIVFNIKEDDVRNPGTIADCTGDNAGDSVGPSADGFETYGVTGVALISFILLAVASPVVQVQLLVWIFAMRIMMVVASGVSYLMNEAAAKARYVNADNMNYEAPLTSLVWLTSIVSVVMTYLVSWLLIPDLGDGSLWWKLSTVITCGTLAGAIIPELVKIFTSTESTHVKEVVTSSREGGASLNILSGLVAGNFSAYWLGMAIMILMSIAYGVSTFGFETLMIGPAVFAFGLVAFGFLGMGPVTIAVDSYGPVTDNAQSVFELSTIEQLPNINAEINRDYGFTPNFERAKHLLEENDGAGNTFKATAKPVLIGTAVVGATTLIFSIIVSLTQGLQPEFLQYISILHPPFLLGLIAGGAVIHWFVGASTQAVTTGAYRAVEFIKANINLESAAKASVEDSKKVVEICTRYAQKGMFNIFLTVFFSTLAFAFVEPYFFIGYLISIALFGLYQAIFMANAGGAWDNAKKIVEVELKQKGTELHAATVVGDTVGDPFKDTSSVALNPVIKFTTLFGLLAVELAVSLTAERGPLLSHVLAGVFFLISIFFVHRSFYGMRIEK, via the coding sequence ATGACGATTTGGATTCACCCGCTGTTCCGTCGGGCTGTGACTGTAATGTCAGTTGCGCTGATTGCCCTCGCTGGCAGCACGTTATCCGCGGCGACCGGCTTGGCTCAGGCAGGCCCCGCGACAGGCACTTCCGTCGAGCCGGCTCCAGTGCACCGACCGGGCGGCGAAGCAAATCTCATCATACCTGACCTCGGCGCAGTCGAGTTTCTTGGAATGTCGGGAACGACGCTGCTCACCGGCGGACTGCTGGTCTGCATACTCGGACTTCTCTTCGGCCTCGTCATATACGGTCAGCTGAAGAAGATGGAGGTGCACGGATCGATGCTCGAGATCTCGGAGCTGATCTACGAGACTTGCAAGACTTATCTGATCACGCAGGGAAAGTTCATTCTGATCCTCGAGCTGTTCATCGGGTTCGTGATTCTGCTGTATTTCGGATTTCTGCTCGATTTCGAGGCAACCAAGGTCGCGATAATCCTGCTGTTCAGCCTCATCGGCATTGCCGGCAGCTACGGCGTTGCGTGGTTCGGCATTCGTATCAATACCTTCGCCAACTCGCGCACTGCCTTCGCCAGTCTCAGGGGCAAGCCGTATCCGTGCTATTCGATTCCGCTCAAGGCCGGCATGAGCATCGGCATGCTGCTCATCAGCGTCGAGCTGTTTCTGATGCTTTGTATCCTGCTGTTCATCCCGGGCGACTACGCGGGTCCGTGCTTCATCGGTTTCGCGATCGGTGAATCACTCGGCGCGGCCGCGCTTCGAATCGCCGGCGGAATATTCACCAAGATCGCCGACATCGGCGCCGATCTCATGAAGATCGTCTTCAATATCAAGGAAGACGATGTCCGCAATCCGGGCACCATCGCCGACTGCACCGGGGATAATGCCGGCGACTCGGTTGGACCGAGCGCGGACGGCTTTGAGACCTACGGGGTCACGGGTGTCGCCCTGATTTCATTCATCCTGCTGGCGGTGGCGTCACCCGTCGTCCAGGTGCAGTTGCTGGTCTGGATTTTCGCCATGCGGATCATGATGGTCGTTGCCAGCGGTGTCTCCTATCTGATGAATGAAGCAGCCGCCAAGGCGCGCTACGTGAATGCCGACAACATGAACTACGAGGCGCCGCTTACGTCACTCGTGTGGCTCACCTCGATCGTGTCAGTGGTGATGACCTACCTCGTGTCGTGGCTGCTTATCCCTGACCTCGGCGATGGTTCCCTCTGGTGGAAGCTGTCGACGGTCATTACCTGCGGCACGCTGGCCGGCGCGATCATTCCAGAGCTCGTGAAGATTTTTACGTCGACCGAATCAACGCACGTCAAGGAAGTGGTGACGTCTTCGCGCGAAGGCGGTGCGTCGCTGAACATTCTATCCGGGCTCGTCGCCGGAAACTTCAGCGCTTACTGGCTGGGCATGGCGATCATGATCCTCATGTCCATTGCATACGGTGTGAGCACGTTCGGCTTCGAGACACTCATGATCGGACCTGCGGTGTTTGCGTTCGGTCTCGTCGCATTCGGATTTCTGGGGATGGGTCCGGTGACGATTGCCGTCGATTCGTACGGCCCCGTGACGGACAATGCTCAATCAGTGTTCGAGCTTTCCACCATCGAGCAACTGCCGAACATCAATGCAGAGATCAACCGGGACTATGGGTTTACGCCCAATTTCGAACGCGCCAAACACCTTCTCGAGGAGAATGACGGCGCGGGCAATACGTTCAAGGCCACCGCCAAGCCGGTTTTGATCGGTACCGCGGTCGTTGGTGCGACGACACTTATTTTCTCGATCATCGTGTCACTCACTCAGGGGTTGCAGCCGGAGTTCCTGCAATACATCTCTATTCTGCATCCGCCATTTCTCCTGGGCCTGATCGCAGGTGGCGCCGTGATCCATTGGTTCGTCGGCGCGTCGACTCAGGCTGTCACGACCGGTGCATACCGGGCGGTGGAGTTCATCAAGGCGAACATCAACCTCGAAAGTGCGGCGAAGGCATCGGTCGAGGACAGCAAGAAAGTCGTCGAGATCTGCACCAGATATGCGCAGAAGGGAATGTTCAACATTTTCCTCACGGTATTCTTCTCGACCCTCGCGTTCGCGTTCGTTGAGCCGTATTTCTTCATCGGCTATCTGATTTCAATTGCGTTGTTCGGGTTGTATCAGGCGATCTTCATGGCAAACGCCGGTGGCGCATGGGACAACGCGAAGAAAATCGTGGAAGTCGAGCTCAAGCAGAAGGGAACCGAGCTTCACGCGGCAACGGTTGTCGGTGATACGGTTGGCGATCCATTCAAGGACACATCTTCGGTGGCTCTCAATCCTGTGATCAAGTTCACGACGCTGTTCGGACTCCTTGCTGTGGAGCTTGCCGTTTCGCTTACTGCTGAACGCGGGCCATTGCTCAGTCACGTACTGGCGGGCGTCTTCTTCCTGATTTCCATCTTCTTCGTGCACCGCTCTTTCTATGGCATGCGAATCGAGAAGTAG
- a CDS encoding amino acid permease, translated as MTNMPGTYDAPEQVDDDPRSPDGTPTSGDFVKALTLTDATMLVAGSMIGSGIFIVSADISRTVGSPLWLMLAWVVAGVITMLGALAYGELAAMYPRAGGQYVFLRESMGPLMGFLYGWTLFIVIQTGTIAAVAVGFGRFLGVLWPGITPDRFSWFPQIDFNTPGGLVEMGLSPQRLIALLSVWVLTWINLRGVKEGKFVQTTLTVVKTGALAALILLALTVGRNADAVAANFGPGRFTGNVDVSSVFLIAFGASLVGSLFSSDAWNNVTFAAAEVKNPQRNLPLALLMGTGLVSALYLLANIAYLNVLPLDGAKDAASVIGRGIQHATQDRVGSAAAEVIFGAIGGTIMASAILISTFGCNNGLILAGSRVYYAMARDGLFFKRAAQLNVNRVPSTALIVQAVWTSLLCLTGTYGQLLDFVIFAALIFYVLTTVGLFILRSTKPDAERPYRAIGYPVLPGLYILLAGTVAIVLLIADKTRAQALSGLVLVAIGIPVYSLWRKMSPQA; from the coding sequence ATGACGAATATGCCCGGCACATACGACGCGCCCGAGCAGGTCGATGACGACCCGAGATCCCCCGACGGAACTCCGACGTCGGGTGACTTCGTCAAGGCGCTGACGCTCACCGACGCGACGATGCTCGTCGCCGGATCGATGATTGGCAGCGGAATCTTCATTGTGTCGGCCGATATTTCGCGGACGGTCGGCTCGCCCCTGTGGCTGATGCTTGCGTGGGTCGTCGCCGGAGTGATCACCATGCTCGGCGCGCTTGCGTACGGCGAGCTCGCTGCAATGTATCCGCGTGCGGGAGGCCAGTACGTGTTCCTGCGTGAATCCATGGGGCCCCTCATGGGTTTTCTATACGGCTGGACGCTGTTCATTGTCATTCAAACGGGAACGATTGCGGCCGTGGCTGTAGGATTCGGGCGCTTCCTGGGAGTCCTATGGCCCGGCATCACACCCGACCGCTTTTCCTGGTTTCCGCAGATCGATTTCAATACCCCTGGCGGACTCGTGGAGATGGGGCTGTCGCCCCAGCGGCTCATCGCTCTCCTGAGCGTATGGGTTTTGACGTGGATCAATCTCCGCGGCGTCAAGGAAGGAAAGTTTGTCCAGACCACGCTCACTGTGGTGAAGACGGGGGCGCTTGCCGCGCTCATTCTTCTCGCTCTCACCGTTGGTCGAAATGCCGACGCCGTCGCCGCCAACTTCGGCCCCGGCAGGTTTACCGGCAATGTCGATGTTTCGTCGGTGTTTCTCATCGCTTTCGGTGCGTCACTCGTGGGATCGCTTTTCTCGAGCGACGCGTGGAATAACGTCACGTTCGCGGCAGCTGAAGTAAAGAATCCGCAGCGAAATCTTCCGCTCGCCCTGCTGATGGGAACCGGACTGGTCAGCGCGCTCTACCTTCTGGCCAACATTGCTTATCTCAACGTGCTGCCGCTTGACGGCGCCAAGGATGCCGCGTCTGTTATAGGCCGTGGCATTCAGCACGCGACGCAGGATCGTGTCGGAAGTGCGGCTGCGGAGGTGATATTCGGCGCGATAGGCGGAACGATAATGGCGAGCGCCATTCTGATCTCGACGTTCGGCTGCAACAATGGGTTGATCCTCGCCGGGTCGCGAGTCTACTACGCGATGGCTCGCGACGGTCTTTTCTTCAAGCGCGCCGCGCAGCTCAACGTCAATCGGGTTCCCTCAACCGCATTGATCGTACAGGCTGTCTGGACAAGCCTGCTGTGCCTTACGGGGACTTACGGCCAGCTACTCGACTTCGTCATTTTCGCAGCGTTGATATTTTACGTACTCACGACCGTTGGGTTGTTCATCCTCAGGTCCACGAAACCCGACGCTGAACGCCCGTACCGCGCGATCGGCTATCCCGTCCTGCCAGGGCTCTACATTCTGTTGGCGGGTACGGTTGCGATTGTCCTGCTGATCGCTGACAAGACGAGGGCGCAGGCACTGTCCGGCCTCGTTCTCGTGGCCATCGGCATACCCGTGTATTCGCTCTGGCGCAAGATGTCTCCGCAAGCTTGA
- a CDS encoding biopolymer transporter ExbD, with protein sequence MSMSTGGEGGALTNEINVTPMIDVLLVLLIIFMLVVPMSRKAIDLQLPDPIETTESTNPPPQIVLEVLAGEKYLVNKEEVPKARLLARLTEIYKARPEKIIFVKGAPKAVKYSQVIYAMDVARGAGVKVIGVSPKDKDPAAP encoded by the coding sequence ATGTCAATGTCTACTGGAGGGGAAGGCGGGGCTCTAACCAACGAGATCAACGTCACTCCGATGATCGACGTGCTGCTGGTACTGCTGATCATCTTCATGCTCGTGGTGCCGATGTCGAGGAAGGCGATCGATCTTCAGCTACCTGATCCCATCGAAACCACTGAGAGCACCAATCCGCCTCCGCAGATCGTGCTCGAAGTACTTGCTGGCGAAAAGTATCTCGTGAACAAAGAGGAGGTTCCAAAGGCGCGGTTGCTGGCACGGTTGACCGAGATTTACAAGGCGCGTCCTGAGAAGATCATTTTCGTCAAGGGTGCACCTAAGGCCGTCAAGTATTCTCAGGTGATTTATGCCATGGATGTCGCCCGCGGGGCTGGCGTCAAGGTCATCGGTGTGTCTCCGAAGGATAAGGATCCGGCGGCTCCATAG
- a CDS encoding biopolymer transporter ExbD, with product MSMSSGATRSNIKAEPNVTPMIDVMLVLLIIFMLVIPAISAGFQAIPPQGVNLKPHPEEDRDQVLGIDANGQYFLNKAPIPNAELAQRLKTIYENREDDKLLYVKAHKDLEYGKVLDALDIASKNEVRVTGMITDQQPGTVSLIATDNLLGGGKPAGGKD from the coding sequence ATGTCCATGTCATCAGGCGCAACGCGCAGTAATATCAAGGCAGAACCCAACGTGACGCCGATGATCGACGTCATGCTGGTTCTCCTCATCATCTTCATGCTCGTCATTCCCGCGATCAGCGCCGGCTTTCAGGCGATTCCTCCGCAGGGCGTGAACCTCAAGCCACATCCGGAGGAGGATCGCGACCAGGTTCTCGGCATCGACGCCAACGGGCAATACTTCCTGAACAAGGCGCCGATTCCAAACGCGGAGCTCGCTCAGCGTCTCAAGACGATCTACGAGAATCGTGAGGATGACAAACTGTTGTATGTAAAGGCGCACAAGGATCTCGAGTACGGGAAGGTTCTCGACGCTCTCGACATCGCCTCGAAGAACGAAGTTCGCGTTACGGGAATGATCACGGATCAGCAGCCAGGGACTGTTTCCCTGATTGCCACCGATAACCTTCTGGGTGGTGGCAAACCCGCAGGCGGTAAAGACTGA
- a CDS encoding MotA/TolQ/ExbB proton channel family protein — MGLSLIDLWHEMGWFAKGIVFTLLFMSIWSLTVTIKKWWDLKQAQKETRKFAPEFSQFLEEDNLTEAVTLSEKYKKSHVARVLGGALTEIKPLIQDGTVNVGDINSAERAIEREMLMTITDLKRGLGILATVGATAPFVGLLGTTMGIVNAFVGMASSGSGGLSAISAGVAEALITTAFGLIVAIPAVWSYNFFQVKIDNLTAEMTYTSKEMIDYMIKNVSGEFGRSRFTREFNTTATAGSAPISN; from the coding sequence ATGGGACTTTCTCTTATCGACCTCTGGCATGAAATGGGCTGGTTCGCCAAAGGCATCGTCTTCACGCTTCTCTTCATGTCCATCTGGTCGCTCACGGTCACGATCAAAAAGTGGTGGGATCTGAAGCAAGCCCAGAAGGAAACCCGTAAGTTCGCTCCTGAATTTTCGCAGTTTCTCGAAGAAGACAATCTCACTGAAGCGGTCACGCTTTCCGAGAAGTACAAGAAGTCGCATGTTGCCCGCGTCCTTGGCGGCGCGCTTACGGAAATCAAGCCGCTGATTCAGGATGGCACAGTCAACGTCGGTGATATCAACTCGGCTGAGCGCGCGATCGAGCGCGAGATGCTGATGACGATCACCGATCTGAAGCGCGGCCTCGGCATTCTCGCCACGGTCGGCGCGACCGCTCCATTCGTCGGGTTGCTCGGAACAACGATGGGTATCGTCAACGCGTTCGTCGGTATGGCATCGTCCGGCTCCGGCGGACTTTCCGCGATCTCCGCCGGTGTGGCCGAGGCACTCATTACCACGGCGTTCGGACTCATCGTCGCAATTCCGGCGGTGTGGTCGTACAACTTCTTCCAGGTCAAGATCGATAATCTCACCGCCGAGATGACGTATACCTCGAAGGAGATGATCGACTACATGATCAAGAACGTGAGCGGCGAGTTCGGCCGGTCGCGCTTCACCCGCGAATTCAACACCACGGCTACGGCCGGATCCGCGCCTATCTCGAATTAG
- a CDS encoding TonB family protein, translated as MFNLLIESQPKKQKLAGGTMFSMVFHGGLIALAVIATARAGIADDKTKNEKIQFVEMKKEPPPPPKPKEPPPPPPKDVVMKAPPPKGFQVLQAPVDIPIKIPDIDLSKKVTNEADFSGKGVKGGVAAGVAGGTPQKISNEPYFDFQVEKPVAQIPGTGSPRYPDALRSSGVEGEVQAQFVVNEDGKAETSSFKVLKATNDMFANAVRTALPQMRFYAAEVGGKKVKQLVQQSFQFKLDR; from the coding sequence ATGTTCAATCTACTGATCGAGTCGCAGCCCAAGAAGCAGAAGCTTGCAGGCGGAACCATGTTCAGCATGGTGTTCCATGGAGGTCTGATCGCGCTCGCCGTCATTGCGACTGCGCGTGCCGGGATCGCCGACGACAAGACGAAGAACGAAAAGATCCAGTTCGTCGAAATGAAGAAGGAACCGCCTCCGCCGCCCAAGCCCAAGGAGCCGCCGCCGCCGCCGCCGAAGGATGTCGTCATGAAGGCGCCGCCGCCGAAAGGCTTCCAGGTGCTTCAGGCACCGGTCGATATTCCGATCAAGATTCCGGATATTGATCTCAGCAAGAAAGTCACGAATGAAGCCGACTTCAGTGGCAAGGGCGTAAAGGGCGGAGTTGCTGCCGGTGTCGCTGGCGGTACGCCGCAGAAAATCAGCAACGAGCCGTATTTCGATTTTCAGGTCGAGAAGCCTGTCGCCCAGATTCCGGGTACGGGCAGCCCGCGCTATCCCGATGCACTCCGATCCTCGGGAGTCGAGGGTGAAGTACAGGCGCAGTTCGTCGTCAACGAGGACGGCAAAGCCGAGACGAGCTCATTCAAGGTCCTCAAGGCTACCAACGACATGTTTGCAAACGCGGTCCGCACCGCGCTGCCGCAGATGCGTTTCTACGCGGCCGAAGTCGGCGGAAAGAAGGTAAAGCAGCTCGTGCAGCAGAGTTTCCAGTTCAAGCTCGACAGATAA